A single Populus nigra chromosome 13, ddPopNigr1.1, whole genome shotgun sequence DNA region contains:
- the LOC133670419 gene encoding LOW QUALITY PROTEIN: probable NOT transcription complex subunit VIP2 (The sequence of the model RefSeq protein was modified relative to this genomic sequence to represent the inferred CDS: deleted 2 bases in 1 codon; substituted 1 base at 1 genomic stop codon) — protein sequence MSALLNSSLNGSASNLPDTTGRSFATSFSGQSGAASPVFHHSGTFQGLHNIHGSFNVPSMPGTLASRNSTVNNIPSGGVQQPTGSLSGGRFASNNLPVGLSQLSHGSSHGHSGVTNRGGISVVGNLGYGSNTNGIGGSIPGILPASAGIGNRNAVPGLGVSQILGNTGPRITSPGGTMVSSGNIGRSLSTGGNKXGLSVPGLASRLNLTANSGSSSLSVQGQNRLMGGVLPQGNPQVIPMLGNSYHTAVGPLSQSHVPGVKNLSSMGMGMLNDVNSNDISPFDINNDFPQLTSHPSSAGGPQGQLGSLRKPGIGVSPIVQQSQEFSIQNEDFPALPGFKGGNADYTMDMHQKEQLHDNTISRMQSQHFSIGRSAGFNLGDTYSSYCPQQQQQQQQQQQQQHSPAVSSSISFASINNQDLHDSEIFPSSHSAYHPQTSGPPGLGLRPLNLPNTVSSVGSYDQLIQQYQHPSHSQFRLQQMSAVNQPFRDQGIKSMQAAQSAPDPFRLLGLLRVIRMSDPDLTSLALGIDLTTLGLNLNSTENLHKTFGSPWSEEPAKGDFEFNVPKCYYAKPPPPLDHHYFSKFSAETLLYAFYSMPKDEAQLHAANILYERGWLYHKEQRRWLKRVPNTEPLVKTSAYERGSYHCFEPNTFEIKLKENFVLHYEMVEKRPSLPHH from the exons ATGTCGGCGTTACTTAAT TCTTCTTTAAACGGATCAGCTTCAAATCTTCCAGATACCACGGGACGATCTTTTGCTACATCCTTCTCTGGTCAGTCTGGTGCAGCATCTCCTGTTTTTCATCACAGTG GAACTTTTCAAGGGCTGCATAATATTCATGGGAGCTTTAATGTACCCAGCATGCCAGGAACACTTGCATCAAGAAACTCCACAGTGAACAACATTCCTTCGGGTGGGGTTCAACAACCAACTGGAAGTCTCTCCGGTGGAAGGTTTGCATCCAATAATCTTCCTGTTGGTCTCTCTCAG TTGTCACATGGTAGTTCCCATGGACATTCAGGGGTTACAAATAGAGGAGGTATAAGCGTTGTAGGAAATCTGGGATATGGTAGTAACACAAATGGAATTGGTGGTTCTATACCTGGAATTCTCCCAGCCTCTGCTGGAATAGGTAACCGGAATGCTGTTCCAGGTTTGGGGGTATCCCAAATTCTGGGTAATACAGGTCCAAGGATTACGAGTCCTGGAGGGACCATGGTATCTAGTGGGAACATTGGGAGAAGCTTAAGCACAGGTGGA AACAAATAGGGACTATCTGTCCCTGGTCTTGCATCTCGTCTGAATTTAACTGCAAATAGTGGATCTAGCAGTTTAAGTGTGCAAGGACAAAATAGATTAATGGGTGGTGTGCTTCCACAAG GAAATCCACAGGTAATTCCTATGTTAGGAAATTCATACCATACTGCTGTTGGTCCTCTTTCCCAAAGCCATGTACCGGGTGTGAAAAATCTCAGCTCTATGGGAATGGGAATGTTGAATGATGTGAACTCCAATGACATTTCCCCTTTTGACATTAACAATGATTTCCCTCAGTTGACAAGTCATCCTAGTTCTGCTGGAGGGCCTCAAGGTCAATTGG GTTCACTACGAAAACCTGGTATAGGAGTTAGTCCCATTGTTCAACAAAGCCAAGAGTTCAGCATTCAGAATGAAGATTTTCCAGCTTTACCAGGATTTAAAG GTGGTAATGCTGATTATACAATGGATATGCATCAGAAAGAACAACTGCATGATAATACTATCTCAAGGATGCAATCTCAGCACTTCTCT ATTGGAAGATCTGCTGGGTTCAACTTAGGAGACACTTACTCATCATATTGTcctcagcagcagcagcaacagcaacagcaacagcaacagcaacactCCCCTGCTGTCAGTAGTAGCATCTCTTTTGCATCTATAAACAATCAAGATCTACATGATTCAGAAATATTTCCTTCTTCGCATTCGGCCTATCACCCACAG ACCAGTGGACCACCTGGACTTGGTCTGAGACCTTTAAATTTGCCAAATACAGTATCTAGTGTTGGATCATACGACCAGCTCATCCAGCAGTATCAACACCCAAGCCATTCCCAGTTTCGACTACAACAAATGTCGGCTGTCAATCAACCATTTAGAGATCAGGGCATAAAATCCATGCAGGCAGCACAATCTGCGCCTGATCCATTTAGGTTACTTGGCTTGTTAAGGGTTATAAGGATGAGTGATCCTGATCTGACCTCCCTGGCACTTGGGATTGATTTGACCACGCTTGGATTGAATTTGAATTCAACAGAAAATCTTCACAAGACTTTTGGCTCCCCATGGTCTGAAGAGCCTGCTAAGGGTGATTTTGAGTTCAATGTTCCAAAATGCTATTATGCTAAGCCACCACCTCCACTGGAT CAtcattacttttcaaaattctcagcAGAAACATTGCTTTATGCATTTTACAG CATGCCAAAAGATGAAGCTCAACTACATGCTGCCAACATACT TTATGAAAGAGGCTGGTTGTACCACAAGGAGCAACGGCGTTGGTTAAAAAGAGTACCCAACACAGAGCCACTTGTTAAAACGAGCGCATATGAGAGAGGGTCTTACCATTGTTTCGAACCAAATACATTTGAGATAAAGCTCAAG GAAAATTTCGTTCTCCATTATGAGATGGTGGAAAAGAGACCGAGCCTACCACATCATTAA